From Aegilops tauschii subsp. strangulata cultivar AL8/78 chromosome 5, Aet v6.0, whole genome shotgun sequence:
ACTAATCCGGAAGTAAAATAAAGAGTAAAATGCATCATAGGTCTTATAACTACTTGAGGTGTATCACTTTAGTCTTATATCTTTTAAAGTGCAGATTTAGGTCCTAAAACTATTTCAAGTCGTTCACTGGCTCACTGCAGGTCCAAAGGTGCCCGAGCAGCGTTGATGGTTCGACGTGTCGCCTGGACCGGTGCCACATCGACCAGAGGAGAGGGGCCTACCAGGCTAAGCTTCCCAACGCCCCTCCTCTGGAGTACGGTAAGAACCCCAATCCCTGCTGCCCCCCCTTTTAGCTTAGAGATTTGAACAGAGTAGCACGATTTGGGCATTATAGGTTAGATATTGTGTGGATCCAGTCTGAATGTACGTATGGCTTCTCTTCCTGTACTGAAATCTATTTCAAAAAAGTTACTGCTGTACATAATCCCTGCTGTACGTATGACGATTTGGGCATCTTCCTGTACGTATGGTGATTTGAGCATTATTGCTCGTGCTGTACATAATCCCTGCTGTAACTGAAGCCTTATTATGTACGGTggtctctctctttttttttttttgcattacAAGCTCGTCCTGTACACCTATAGTAGCACTATCTCGCTGTAACTGTGAAGTCTTTAATTAGTAAGTTTCCTATCGCTTTTCCATTCTAATATCTCCTTTGGTATATATTTTTCCATTATAGTTCTAGATAGTGCACTATCTCGCTGCTATGCCGGCGATATATGTGGTTTGAATTTACATTCTGAACTGACTTGTTTCTTATCGATGAAGGTGGATACTTGATGCTAGAGAGCTGCCTGTCATGAGCATGTTCTACATTCTGAACTGACTTGTTTCTTATCAATGAAGGTGGATACTTGATGCTAGAGAGCTGCCTGTCATGAGCATGTTCAAAAAAAATCTTCAAAAATCAATTGTCGACAATATTTTAGAGCAAGAACAAGGAAAGTGAAGAGTGGTGTGGAACAATTTGTCCTAAGATCAGAAAGATACTTGATAAGAATGAAGAAATGGCTAATAATTGTCAGGCATTGCCATCTGGCAAAGGCATTTTTACTGTCTTAGGACTCCAGGGcatattgcaaaaaaaaaaaaaaaggattATTTCAACTAATCAGGTAACAATTaccccctccgtcccaaaataagtgtctcaactttgtactaaagttgtACTAAGcgtgagacacttattttgggacggagggagtactagataatTTCCATTCTGTTACTTCTAGTCAGTTGGTTGCTAACTTAAATCCGAAACTACTCTGGAATTGTGGACTACATCTTCTGCAAGTGTGCTAGATCTAGTGCGATACAAGTGTGCGAGCAGAACATGTCTGTGCTGGACATACTGATGCAATCTGTAAGTTCTTTTCAACTTCTGTAAATCTCATGGAAACTCACCTATTCCAAAACTGATGTAATACATGTTTTCACATTTACAGTCACAACCATCCCAAGAATCCCAGGCACCAAGACCTCTTCCTGACAATCAATTTCTTGCAAGCCAAATAGAGGATCTGCCAATGACAAAAAAGACCACAGCTATAATCCATGTAGCaccaaagaagaagaaaaggaaggagaATGTTATTCCCAGGAAACTGAAATAGAAGTTGATGTGGATATGCCTTCTATTGGACAGAACTTGGTTTATTTTTGGACAGAGTTTGGTTTATTTTGGACAGATAGAGATGGTTAGGACAGTACTGCATCATGCAGAGTGCAACTGAGTACCACATTACATTAGTTGCAAGCTTTAGTGTGTATCTATGTTTATGTAAGAGCACTTTTTATGTAATGACAATATGCTGTGCTACTTCCTGGAATTGTGGCAATTCTCATCTATATATATGTCTGTTAAGTTGCAACATCATTTCTCTCTTCTATGATTGCCCAGGACATGTCTCATTTATCATTTGTAATTTAAGAGAGAGGGTGTGAAATATATATTCATTTGTCATTTGTCTAAACAAATTCTCTCAGTCAATTATCATTCAGTTTGCTAGATCATTTGTCGCGCCGGCTTGTTCCTGCTGCGTCTTGCTGCCGTCGAGCTCGCATAGTTTCCAGAcatggcagcggcggcggatAGCAGAACTGATGAAAGAGAGGTGAGAGCGGCTGGAGAAAGCAAAGAATATAATGGACCAAATTGCAAAATGTCTCAACCGCCAGTGGCAGGAATTCTTCCACCACATGCCCTGGGTCGTTGTGGCACTAGTCCAGGCACACATCAGCCAACAATCACTGTACGGGCGACCTTAGGACCTGCAGTGAACGACTTGGAATAGTTTTGGGACCCAAATCTGCACTTTGAAAGTTATGGGACTAAAGTTACACACCTTGAATAGTTATAGGACCTATGATGCATTTTACCCTAAAATAAATTACTCTATTGAATAACAACCGCCTTTGTAATAAAAAATTTGAAGGTGCCTTTGTAATAATTGATTAATAACGGTATAATTCAGCCAACTCACAGCCAGCAGAAATAACGACAGTATAACACCCCCAACCACAGATACACATACTTTTAGTGAGGAAGTTCAAAATTACcaggaaaaggaaaaaaggaaagcTAGTATCTATGCTTATGTCTCTGTGACTATAGTGTCCATGGCAATGGCAGTCAAGGGATAACATTCCATTCACTCGAGGGGATTGTTCTTCAAGGCATGTCCCAACTCCGTGGTGAAGGTCATGCGTGAAGTTAGCATTCAAATCCATAACTATTCAGCTCCTGAACAAAAGTGAATACATACTTCGCAAGACGGAGGTAAAGCCAAATCCAAGAGGAATCGCTACTGCTGCACTTAAGTACATTTGAGGGTTCGATATGCGGCCAGTCCTCAAATACTCCAAGATGAAGGGGCAAACGATTAAATTTATGGTATAACTAAGGATGTTTAGCGAGCATAGATTTTAGAATCACAATCACAGGAATTTCATTACTTCAAGGGAATATCCATTAAGACTGACAATACAAACATGAAGTTAATGAGAATAAGCATGCGTTAAAATGCCATTAGACAAAGCATGTATAGCATATGATGTTAGAAGATCCAGCAATCAACAAACTAACCTATAAGAAATAAACAGAAACCGTGGAGTCAGGGAGAAAACTATAAGGATGGAGCATCAGAACTGCTGCCTAAGATAAGGGGAAAACTTACAGCTCAGGATATCCTATTTGACTGTTCTATGTATCCCCAGCTGAGGGGCGTCCAACCACCAGGCAGAAAGGCTTTGTCTATTCTTTTGTACAGTGAGCATCCGTCCCATGCCGTGTACATTGATTGTAACCAACACTGCCAAGAAATGCCCTCATCTCTTGTGCACTACTGTTGCTCGCCTGCAGCAGGCGCTCGTCCTCTTCGTATATAAGGTAGGGAGCTTCACCCCTCCTCCTTGAGAGCAACTTTGATGCACCTCTCAGAACATGAGATTCCCAACCTTGAACATCAATTTTGATCAGAACCACTCGCTCTGCATCTGGAATGACTTCATCCAATGGGATTGTAGCAACCTCAACAGCAACTTCTTCATTAGATTTGAATGCCAACTTCGCACCAGTTGCAGATATAGCACTGTTGTCGAGTCGTCCAATCACCTACATTGCCAAAATACTCACAGTAAGCTGTTGagatataataataataaaatattaTCTATAAGAGCAAGCAATCTGAGATTTCCACGAGAAGCGACGCAAGTCAGACTAATTTGCAAATGGGGTGTTTGCACTTATATGAAAGCGGCAATGAATTCACTAATGGTTCGACATGACAGTTTGAAATATTGTCAACGTGAACCAGAAGTGCATCAGGCAAATCAGGAAGTTATAACTTTAGCCACAATGAGTTCCGCTGTAGTCTGTAACTGTTATGGAGTATTAATATTGGTGTCTCCTTACATATTCGTAGTAGTCCAACTTTCCTTACTTTGTAATATATATTCGCTCCTTGGGCAATGCAAAGTTGCTCCTCTAACAGTAACTAGCTAGGGAAGGGTAAGTATTTGGCCGGTTTCCATTATCAGTTGGTCAGCTTTTTTTGTACTAATGAAAAGCCAGAGCTCCTGTTGGTTGCTCGAAAAAAGGCACTCCACGCCATGGAATAGATTGGATCCTAAATGCCGGTTATGCTACCCATCATTGGTTTAGTGAGTCCAGTAACTCGACCTTTAATAGATATATATGAAAGTTTCAACAACACAAAATCAAAAAGAAGTCCTGTAACACAAAGGTTAAGCTGATGCTTTAATAATAAACCAGTAGCAAGCAACTGGAAAACTTTTCATGTAAACCCTGTTCCACCAGTGACAAGGATAACTTGCCAGATTTAATATTTAGTTTAAAGAACAAGACATTTTCTTTTTCTAGATGACTCCATTTAGAAAGCATAGCACTGTCAGACTATAAATTGAGCATCAGACTAATTGACATATATTTGTGGATGAGCATCACAGATTTAGGAACTTCCTCTAATAGAACAGACCGGAAAAGGATAATAAGGGCAAATAATACAAAATCCAAGTAAAGTGGGGCAAATCTTTTAAGCTTGAGTAAGGTGAGACAAACGATCAAGTGCCCATCTAATACAGGGTGAATGATCAAATTCCCCGCTGTGCAAGAGTGCAACTTCCACCTTAACTTAGATTCACTTCAACAGTTCTCCAACCATTTCTATGGGTAGTTTTGTCCCAAGTAATTGGAATGGTGAGGCAAACAAGCACAATCTGAGTTTACCACAGTACTTCATCCAGCTCCCCGAGGTACATCTCGATCAATAAACATCTGGTTAGTACAGTACTATACTTACTACTGCAATCCAAAATTACCGTCGTTGATAAACTTTTAAACGGAGCAATCTGAAGCAGAGAAGATACCTTATGCATTGTGATGTTCCCAGCTCGGTCAGATGCTGCAGCATGATACACCACCACCTGGTCCTGCACCCGGTTCAGGTACACTCCATCGCAGATCCGCTGCAGGTTCTCGAAGACCGGCTCGAATGCCACCACCCGGAACCCCATCacggccgccgcgaaggccgccATCCCAACATTGGCCCCGACGTCCaccaccaccccgccgccggagcccctcccTACCTCCCCCGCGAGCAGTTCCTGGATGGTCTGGGAGATGTCGGGCTTGCGGAAGCGCTTGCCCTTGAGGAGGCGGGCGATGTTCCGGTGCGGGCGGTCGGGGAGGGGCCCCAGGTCGGCGAGGGAGTAGAGGAAGGGGCGGGGCACGCCCTCCACGAGGCTGGCCAAGACCGGGGAGGCCTGCGGCGAGGCGTAGCAGTCGAAGGGGCGGAGCCGGGCCGGGAGGCGGGGCGAGGCGGCAGTGGCGGGGGAGAAGGTGAGATCTGGGGCTCTGGAGAGGACGAAGACGAGGAGGATGAGAACCGGGACGAGCAAGAGGAGGGTCCTGGGAGTGGAGGAGGACGCCGCGGCGGAGGCATGCCGGCGCCAGGAGGCGGCGAGCGGCGCCGGCATTGGCCGAGAGGGTTCCGGGGTTTGGGCGGCCGCCGACGGGAAGCGGTGGCGGTGAAGAGCAGGCGCAGCGGCTGTAAAATAAAGTACCGAGCGAGGCTCGCCTCACGATTTTTGGTCTTTAACAAAAGGCTAGCCTCACGCTAGGAACATATATACTCTTTcgaagaaatgaagaaaaagaccACGTATCCCCAAAGTACAAACGTCAACATGGTTCCGCGTGCACCCACATGAATAGTAATTAAAAATGTTATAGAAAAAATTTAAAAATCCCGAAACTTTGAAGTATCAAATTTGGTCGATCATTCTACCCAAGCTTGAAGTTTGTGAAATATTGACACATAAAAAATATCTGAGACCTTAGTATTCATCAAATACTTGTTTTGAATGTAGCTTCGATTTTGTCATTTTTGTCTAGAATACCGCAGATGTCATTTTTTTGTGAAAGTTTATACATGAGTATTACCAATTGACTGCGTATGTGAAAAAAGACTAGCAAAGAAGCTCGTGAGGATCAAAGTACAATGCACGTACACACCGACCTAACAAAACCGAAAAGACACGTATTACCATTAAAAAAAGCAAACAAGCTCGTACATTGCAACGAAAAAGAAATCAAATGTCCCTAAGTACATTTATGTCTGCATGCTCAAAAATCACATGTCCCTAAGCACATTTATGTCTGCATGCTGGAAGGTTTTGGTTCACTTACGATATGTGCGTCTAGATAGCCATTTGCTTTCTTCACCTAAAAACTTAGTATGGTCGTAGCCAGTGGCGGATGTACAGGGTGGCcagggtgggccgcggcccatCCTGGGATTTTGAATCTGCTTATATACCTATATCTCTAATTGGGCCAGAGAGAAAAAAACGGCCCAGTAACTTATCCAGGACGAACGCATTACGGCCTGTCCAAGCACGAGCAGAACCCTCGTCTCGCCCCCTTTGCACAACAACTCCTATGTGGCTTTGCCCGACCTAGACACCGAGCCGGCCAGCCGCCTCGCCGTCGTGGCTTCGCCGTTGGCTGGCCGGAGCCCAGAGTTCAGCCGCCTAGGAGGCTCCCTCCTTCCCTTCCCATCTTCCTGCTCGGCCGCCCGCCCGGTCCGCGCCCCTGCCCTGCGCGCGGCTGCGCCCCTGCAGTCCTGGCGTCCCGCCTCCCTTTCCCGGCGTCCCGTCGGCCCGGCCGCCCCCTTGCAAATCCCCACCACGATGGCAAACCCCTGACCGATTTAAGGTACCCAAATGCCTCAATTTCAGACTTAGGGTTTTTTTTGCCCCAATTTCATGTACAATGAACCGATGAACACATACATAATGACGTAAAGGACTTTGCTTAC
This genomic window contains:
- the LOC109784928 gene encoding uncharacterized protein, whose amino-acid sequence is MPAPLAASWRRHASAAASSSTPRTLLLLVPVLILLVFVLSRAPDLTFSPATAASPRLPARLRPFDCYASPQASPVLASLVEGVPRPFLYSLADLGPLPDRPHRNIARLLKGKRFRKPDISQTIQELLAGEVGRGSGGGVVVDVGANVGMAAFAAAVMGFRVVAFEPVFENLQRICDGVYLNRVQDQVVVYHAAASDRAGNITMHKVIGRLDNSAISATGAKLAFKSNEEVAVEVATIPLDEVIPDAERVVLIKIDVQGWESHVLRGASKLLSRRRGEAPYLIYEEDERLLQASNSSAQEMRAFLGSVGYNQCTRHGTDAHCTKE